GCAACTCGTCACGGTCGGCTCGCGCGGCCTCGACGTGCTGGGCGGCGTCGATCACGCGGGGATCGGCCTCGGCGCGACGCTCGGCCTGTCGTGCCGCCCACTCGGGCAGGGTGTCGGTGGTGCGGGGTGGTTCGCCCCATGTTTCGCGCACCCGTGCCCGAACCGTCCGGGTGTGCTCGCTCGTCTGGCGGTGCTCCGCGCGGGCCTTGCGCCTGCCGAGCCTGCCGACGGTGGCGAGTCGGCTGCTTGCGGCGGCCTCGCGCTCGACAGCATCGAGATAGGTGGTGCCGTCTGCCTCGGCCTGCACCGTCAACGGTTCCGCGATTTCGGCACGGATGCGCGCCGCCTCGTCCTCGGCGTGGCGGAGCACGTCGGCGTGCTCGTCGTCCTCGGTCTTGTGTGTTGCGCGCTGGGCGTCGAACCTGGCAGCGGTCTGCTCCCAGCGTTCCGCCGCACGTTCGGCTCGTTCGGCTTCGGCGGTGAGGCGGGCGAGTTCTTCGGTGATGAGCTGCACGGGGCCATCGCTGACGAGGCCTTGCACGGCGTCGATGGCTTGGGCGGTGGCGTGGTCGAGGCCACGGTCTGCCGGGTCGCGTTCCATCGCCTCAACGAACCGCGCCCGCGCATCCGCCATATCAGCGGCGACGACGTGGAGTTGGTTCTGTTGGCGGCCTCTCGTCATGCCGACGTAGACGCCTGCCGCGCTCGTCGCCTCCGACAAGGCCGTGTGGGAGGCATCGACGGTTGCGCCTTGGACGCCGTAGGCGGTCGCGGCATACGACAGGTGCGCCCACTCGCTCACGTACTCGGCGGGGAGGGCGACGGTGCGGCTGTGCTTGCCTCCGCCGCTGACTTCGCGGGCGTAGACGCTGCCCTCGTCGGTCACATGCTGCACGATCCATTGCTGCCGGTTTGCCACGCCGAGGTCGCTGCTGTTCTTCCGGGTCTGGATCAGGTCGCCAGCGCCGATGCTCAGCCCGTCGCTGCCGGTCGTCGTCATAGTGTCGTCGACCTCGCCGCGCTCGACCCGCCCGGCGCGGATGTGCTCGTTCAGCTCGGTGGCCTCGTCGTTGGTGGCGACGGTGATCGCTTCGCCGTCGTGGGCGTGGGCGGTGATGTGCTCGCGGGCCGCTTCCTCGTCGGCATGCAAGGTCACGAGGCCCATCGTGGCGAGTCGGTCGAACACGTCGCCGGGGTGCTCCCGGTCACGCATGACCAACGTCAACGCCGCATACTCGGCATCGGTGAACCTGTGGAGTTCGGTCATGTCGTAGGTACGGCCACGAATCTGGGCGGCCATGTCGAGCACCCCGCCGCGCCCGACCGCCGGGAGCTGCGCCCGGTCGCCCACGAACGCGACCGACGCGCCTGCCTCGGCGGTGACGGTCAGCAGAGCGAGGGCGGTGTCCTGGTCGAGCATCCCCGCTTCGTCCACGATCACCCGCTCACCCCGCGACAGCACGGCGTCGTTTGGTGGGCCGGTGTAGATGTTCCCGGTTGCAGGGTCGGTGTCGCCGGGTGCGAGGCGTGTCCATACGCCGTCCTCGTTCCACCGCCACCCATGCGCATACACGAGCGCCGCGACGGAGGTTGCGGGCACGCCGAGTTCTTCGTGGGCGACCTGCGCCGCACGCAACGTCGGCGCAACCACCCGCGAGGATCGCCCGTGCTCGGCTGCAACCTCGATGGCGACGCCGAGCATGGTGGTCTTGCCTGCGCCCGCCGCGCCCTCGACAATCACGAGCGGGTTGGTCGAGGCGACGGCAGCGGCGGCCACGGTCTGCCCGGTGTCGAGTCCGGCGGCTTGCGCAGCGTCGGTCACGTCGGGGTGCTTCGGCTCCCGTTCCGGCGTCGCGGCGGTGAGTTGGTCGCGGAGTGCGGTCTCGGCGGCGACGACGCCAAGGCTGGTGAGGTGGGCGACGTGCTCGGGTTGCACCATGCCCGGCGGCAGCACCGAGAAACAATCCGAGGCGGCGAGTCCGGTGGCGAGGTCGATGAACTCGCGCAACTCCGCCGGGGTCGCTTGCACGCCTGCCTCGGTGGTGATGCGGGTGACGTGCTCTCGCACGGTGTGCGGTGCCCAGGTCGATGCAGCCGCCGCGCAGCGATCCAGCGCACGACTGGCGACCTGTTGCACGCTGAGGTCATCCAGCGATGCCGGCGCAACGGTGTCGGGGTGCTGCAAGCTCTCGGGGTGGTAGCCGGCGTCTCGGAGTTCCTGCTGCCACCACTGCTCGTTCTTCAAGTCCGCCGGTTTCTTGCCGGGCCGCTGGAACGCCCACGCCGCGTCCTGCATCCGAGCGGTCAACACCGGGCCGGGCGTCTCGCCGGGATGCTTCGCTTGCCACTCGGCCTCCATGCGTTCCAGGTTGCGTCTGATCTGCGCCGACCGCTTCGACATGACGGCGTTGAACGGCTCCAACTCCACAACCTCACCGCTTACG
This region of Microbacterium paraoxydans genomic DNA includes:
- the mobF gene encoding MobF family relaxase; translation: MKLFHGSGAAARAYVEADRSRADEYYLGADQAVAEYAVIDATGEVTAARSLSADEYEAWVDWVNPDTGESMGTPRKPGKVRRGSPLFAEMTINAPKSLSVAAALHPDVSEALDATQRDAAREIQHFLGQHSVTLAGPRGAQEVLPVEHMQTVAITHKTSRAGDPHRHIHFQIGTRVWAGGKWRALTTAALFQQQGAIRALGTAVIAAHPQLAATLSEHGLTLDPVSGEVVELEPFNAVMSKRSAQIRRNLERMEAEWQAKHPGETPGPVLTARMQDAAWAFQRPGKKPADLKNEQWWQQELRDAGYHPESLQHPDTVAPASLDDLSVQQVASRALDRCAAAASTWAPHTVREHVTRITTEAGVQATPAELREFIDLATGLAASDCFSVLPPGMVQPEHVAHLTSLGVVAAETALRDQLTAATPEREPKHPDVTDAAQAAGLDTGQTVAAAAVASTNPLVIVEGAAGAGKTTMLGVAIEVAAEHGRSSRVVAPTLRAAQVAHEELGVPATSVAALVYAHGWRWNEDGVWTRLAPGDTDPATGNIYTGPPNDAVLSRGERVIVDEAGMLDQDTALALLTVTAEAGASVAFVGDRAQLPAVGRGGVLDMAAQIRGRTYDMTELHRFTDAEYAALTLVMRDREHPGDVFDRLATMGLVTLHADEEAAREHITAHAHDGEAITVATNDEATELNEHIRAGRVERGEVDDTMTTTGSDGLSIGAGDLIQTRKNSSDLGVANRQQWIVQHVTDEGSVYAREVSGGGKHSRTVALPAEYVSEWAHLSYAATAYGVQGATVDASHTALSEATSAAGVYVGMTRGRQQNQLHVVAADMADARARFVEAMERDPADRGLDHATAQAIDAVQGLVSDGPVQLITEELARLTAEAERAERAAERWEQTAARFDAQRATHKTEDDEHADVLRHAEDEAARIRAEIAEPLTVQAEADGTTYLDAVEREAAASSRLATVGRLGRRKARAEHRQTSEHTRTVRARVRETWGEPPRTTDTLPEWAARQAERRAEADPRVIDAAQHVEAARADRDELRQRHEQERRALLVSEYGPQAVMRHRVGMRLPNPAQQAGQAHQQATALRAEADYLRALPIRDAAARIETTRAEHEARQQALAERERQLREPTERDPRRNDPRHDGPARGL